From one Eucalyptus grandis isolate ANBG69807.140 chromosome 9, ASM1654582v1, whole genome shotgun sequence genomic stretch:
- the LOC104419736 gene encoding zinc-finger homeodomain protein 6, whose protein sequence is MELGDLEQEREMPSSLGYTPPHKDSSSKFSAANRRDQTLDQPNHLYPQNHHPPNPHQLANKPRREYQETDQDPFAVASPSPIAVATGGTSVSIKPHTEPPSPPQGQLTQSPTPQPQSVTALISTSSIRYRECLRNHAASMGGHIIDGCGEFMPSGEEGTPGYFRCAACECHRNFHRKEVDGEPQYTPSLYYSSNKTNGQRAALPPPQHHAIPQPNPINLHHRFSYCISSAATTTTTMALNQPVMMAFGGGVPEESSSEDLTMIQHSDAVLRSTQLASSKKRFRTKFTQQQKDKMMECAEKLGWRIQKQDEQEVTQFCAEAGVTRKAFKVWMHNNKQAMKKQQR, encoded by the coding sequence ATGGAACTGGGAGACTTAGAACAGGAAAGAGAGATGCCGAGTTCTTTGGGGTATACCCCTCCACATAAAGATTCTTCCTCCAAATTCTCTGCTGCAAATAGAAGAGATCAAACCCTAGATCAGCCAAATCATCTATATCCTCAAAACCACCACCCACCAAATCCACACCAATTAGCTAACAAGCCTAGAAGAGAATATCAAGAAACCGACCAAGATCCATTTGCAGTCGCGTCTCCATCTCCAATTGCGGTAGCTACCGGCGGCACTTCGGTCAGCATTAAACCACACACGGAACCACCATCGCCGCCGCAAGGGCAACTCACGCAGTCCCCCACGCCACAGCCACAGTCAGTGACGGCTCTTATCTCCACCTCCTCCATCCGATATAGAGAATGCCTTAGGAATCATGCGGCGAGCATGGGCGGCCATATCATCGATGGTTGTGGAGAATTCATGCCCAGCGGGGAGGAAGGGACGCCGGGGTATTTCAGATGTGCTGCGTGTGAGTGCCACCGCAATTTCCATCGGAAGGAGGTCGATGGTGAACCGCAGTACACACCTAGTCTGTACTATAGCAGCAACAAGACCAATGGCCAAAGAGCTGCTTTACCTCCTCCCCAACATCATGCAATTCCCCAGCCGAACCCAATCAATCTGCATCACAGGTTCTCTTATTGCATATCAAGCGCtgctaccaccaccaccacgatGGCCCTAAATCAACCAGTGATGATGGCCTTCGGCGGGGGCGTCCCAGAAGAGTCTTCTAGTGAAGACCTTACTATGATTCAACATAGCGATGCTGTGCTGCGTTCAACACAGCTGGCGTCGTCtaagaaaaggtttcggacAAAGTTCACGCAGCAACAGAAAGACAAGATGATGGAATGCGCCGAGAAGTTGGGGTGGAGGATTCAGAAGCAAGATGAGCAAGAAGTGACCCAATTCTGCGCTGAGGCCGGTGTGACGAGAAAAGCTTTCAAAGTGTGGATGCACAACAACAAACAAGCCATGAAGAAGCAACAAAGGTAA